From Gopherus evgoodei ecotype Sinaloan lineage chromosome 15, rGopEvg1_v1.p, whole genome shotgun sequence, one genomic window encodes:
- the LOC115635478 gene encoding myosin-1B — MSSDAEMAVFGAAAPFLRKTEKERIEDQNKPFDAKNSVFVVHPKESYVKSVIQSREGGKVTVKSEKGETLTVKEDQVFSMNPPKYDKIEDMAMMTHLHEPGVLYNLKERYAAWMIYTYSGLFCVTVNPYKWLPVYNPEVVAAYRGKKRQEAPPHIFSISDNAYQFMLTDRENQSILITGESGAGKTVNTKRVIQYFATIAVSGEKKKEEPGKMQGTLEDQIISANPLLEAFGNAKTVRNDNSSRFGKFIRIHFGTTGKLASADIETYLLEKSRVTFQLKAERSYHIFYQIMSNKKPELIEMLLITTNPYDFPFVSQGEITVASIDDQEELIATDSAIDILGFSSDEKMAIYKLTGAVMHYGNMKFKQKQREEQAEPDGTEVADKAAYLMGLNSADLLKALCYPRVKVGNEYVTKGQTVQQVHNSVGALAKAVFEKMFLWMVIRINQQLDTKQPRQYFIGVLDIAGFEIFDFNSLEQLCINFTNEKLQQFFNHHMFVLEQEEYKKEGIEWEFIDFGMDLAACIELIEKPMGIFSILEEECMFPKATDVSFKNKLYDQHLGKSNNFQKPKPAKGKAEAHFALVHYAGTVDYNITGWLEKNKDPLNETVIGLYQKSSLKTLALLFAAYGGDAESGGGGKKGGKKKGSSFQTVSALFRENLNKLMTNLRSTHPHFVRCIIPNETKTPGAMEHELVLHQLRCNGVLEGIRICRKGFPSRIIYADFKQRYRILNASAVPEGQFMDSKKASEKLLGSIDIDQTQYKFGHTKVFFKAGLLGLLEEMRDDKLAQLITRTQAMCRGFLMRVEFKKMMERRESLFCIQYNVRSFMNVKHWPWMKLYFKIKPLLKSAEAEKEMANMKEEFEKTKEELAKSEAKRKELEEKMVTLLQEKNDLQLQVQSESDGLADAEERCDQLIKTKIQLEAKIKELTERAEDEEEMNAELTAKKRKLEDECSELKKDIDDLELTLAKVEKEKHATENKVKNLTEEMAVLDETIAKLTKEKKALQEAHQQTLDDLQAEEDKVNTLSKAKTKLEQQVDDLEGSLEQEKKLRMDLERAKRKLEGDLKLAQESTMDLENDKQQLEEKLKKKDFEISQFQSKIEDEQVLGIQLQKKIKELQARIEELEEEIEAERASRAKAEKQRGDLSRELEEISERLEEAGGATAVQIEMNKKREAEFQKMRRDLEEATLQHEATAAALRKKHADSTAELGEQIDNLQRVKQKLEKEKSELKMEIDDLASNMETVSKAKANLEKICRTLEDQLSEIKTKEEEHQRLINDLSIQRARLQTEAGEFSRQVEEKDTLVSQLSRGKQAFTQQIEELKRHLEEEIKAKNALAHALQSARHDCDLLREQYEEEQEAKGELQRTLSKANSEVAQWRTKYETDAIQRTEELEEAKKKLAQRLQDAEEHVEAVNSKCASLEKTKQRLQNEVEDLMIDVERSNAACAALDKKQKNFDKVLAEWKQKYEETQAELEASQKESRSLSTELFKMKNAYEETLDQLETLKRENKNLQQEISDLTEQIAEGGKAMHELEKVKKQIEQEKSEIQSALEEAEASLEHEEGKILRIQLELNQVKSEIDRKIAEKDEEIEQLKRNHIRVVESMQSTLDAEIRSRNEALRLKKKMEGDLNEMEIQLSHASRLAAEAQKNLRNTQGALKDTQIHLDDALRSQEDLKEQVAMVERRANLMQAEIEELRSALEQTERARKVAEQELLDASERVQLLHTQNSSLINTKKKLETDISQIQSEMEETIQEARNAEEKAKKAITDAAMMAEELKKEQDTSAHLERMKKNLDQTVKDLQLRLDEAEQLALKGGKKHIQKLEARVRELEGEVDNEQKRSADAIKGMRKYERRVKELTYQTEEDRKNVFRLQDLVDKLQLKVKAYKRQAEEAEELSNVNLTKFRKIQHELEEAEERADIAESQVNKLRVKSREVHKKIEGEE; from the exons ATGTCTTCGGATGCTGAGATGGCCGTTTTTGGGGCAGCAGCTCCTTTCCTCCGAAAGACAGAGAAGGAGAGAATTGAAGACCAGAATAAGCCTTTTGATGCTAAGAATTCGGTCTTTGTGGTGCATCCCAAGGAATCCTATGTGAAAAGCGTAATCCAGAGCAGAGAAGGTGGGAAGGTCACAGTCAAGTCTGAAAAAGGAGAA ACGTTGACTGTTAAGGAAGATCAAGTCTTCTCCATGAACCCTCCCAAATATGATAAAATTGAGGACATGGCGATGATGACCCATCTCCATGAACCTGGTGTCCTGTATAACCTCAAAGAGCGTTACGCAGCCTGGATGATCTAT ACCTACTCGGGTCTCTTCTGTGTCACTGTCAACCCCTACAAGTGGCTGCCTGTGTACAACCCAGAAGTTGTGGCTGCCTACAGGGGCAAAAAGCGTCAAGAGGCCCCTCCCcacatcttttccatctctgacaACGCCTATCAGTTCATGTTAACTG ATCGGGAGAATCAGTCCATCCTCATCAC CGGAGAATCCGGTGCTGGAAAGACTGTGAACACCAAGCGTGTCATCCAGTACTTTGCAACAATTGCAGTTTCTGGGGAGAAGAAGAAGGAAGAGCCAGGCAAAATGCAA GGGACCCTTGAAGATCAAATCATCAGTGccaaccccctgctggaggcctttgGGAATGCCAAGACCGTGAGGAATGAcaactcctctcgtttt ggTAAATTCATCAGAATCCACTTTGGTACCACAGGGAAACTGGCTTCTGCTGACATTGAAACAT ATCTGCTGGAGAAATCTAGAGTCACTTTCCAGCTCAAGGCGGAAAGAAGCTACCACATATTTTATCAGATCATGTCCAACAAGAAGCCAGAACTAATTG AGATGCTTCTGATTACCACCAACCCATATGACTTCCCATTTGTGAGTCAAGGTGAGATCACTGTAGCCAGCATCGATGATCAGGAGGAACTCATAGCCACAGAT AGCGCCATTGACATTCTGGGCTTCAGTTCTGATGAAAAAATGGCCATATACAAGCTGACGGGGGCAGTCATGCACTATGGGAACATGAAGTTCAAGCAGAAGCAGCGAGAGGAGCAGGCGGAGCCGGATGGCACAGAAG TGGCTGACAAAGCAGCCTACCTGATGGGTCTGAACTCAGCTGATCTGCTCAAAGCGCTGTGTTACCCCCGAGTCAAGGTTGGGAATGAATATGTGACCAAAGGTCAAACCGTGCAGCAG GTGCACAATTCGGTGGGTGCTCTGGCAAAGGCAGTCTTTGAGAAAATGTTCCTGTGGATGGTTATTCGTATCAACCAGCAGCTGGATACCAAGCAGCCCAGACAGTACTTCATTGGTGTCCTGGACATTGCTGGCTTTGAGATCTTTGAT TTCAATAGCCTGGAGCAGCTGTGCATCAACTTCACCAATGAGAAATTGCAACAGTTTTTCAACCACCACATGTTTGTGCTGGAGCAGGAAGAGTACAAGAAGGAAGGAATCGAATGGGAGTTCATTGACTTTGGGATGGACTTGGCTGCCTGCATTGAGCTCATTGAGAAG CCAATGGGTATTTTCTCCATTCTGGAAGAGGAGTGCATGTTCCCCAAGGCAACTGATGTGTCTTTCAAAAACAAACTCTATGACCAGCATCTTGGCAAGTCCAACAACTTCCAGAAGCCCAAGCCTGCCAAAGGAAAGGCTGAGGCCCACTTCGCCCTGGTGCACTATGCTGGCACTGTGGACTACAACATCACTGGCTGGCTCGAGAAGAACAAGGATCCCCTGAATGAAACTGTCATTGGGCTATACCAGAAATCGTCACTGAAAACACTGGCTTTGCTCTTTGCTGCGTATGGTGGAGATGCAG agagtggtggtggtggcaagAAAGGAGGCAAGAAGAAGGGTTCTTCTTTCCAGACCGTCTCTGCTCTTTTCAGG GAGAATTTAAACAAGCTGATGACCAATCTGAGAAGCACTCATCCTCACTTTGTGCGATGCATCATTCCCAATGAAACCAAGACACCCG GTGCCATGGAACATGAACTCGTACTACACCAGCTAAGGTGTAACGGCGTGCTGGAAGGGATCAGAATTTGCAGGAAAGGATTCCCCAGCAGAATCATTTATGCAGACTTTAAACAGAG ATATAGGATTTTAAATGCAAGCGCTGTTCCAGAGGGACAGTTCATGGACAGCAAGAAGGCTTCTGAGAAACTACTTGGGTCCATTGATATTGATCAGACCCAGTATAAATTTGGTCACACCAAG GTGTTCTTCAAAGCAGGACTTCTGGGTCTTCTAGAGGAGATGAGAGATGATAAACTGGCACAGCTTATCACTCGCACACAAGCCATGTGTCGTGGCTTCCTGATGAGAGTGGAGTTCAAGAAAATGATGGAAAGAAG AGAGTCACTCTTTTGTATCCAATACAACGTTCGCTCATTCATGAATGTCAAGCACTGGCCCTGGATGAAGCTGTACTTCAAGATCAAGCCCTTGCTGAAGAGTGCTGAAGCTGAGAAGGAGATGGCTAACATGAAGGAAGAGTTTGAGAAAACGAAGGAAGAGCTTGCTAAGTCTGAGGCAAAAAGGAAAGAACTGGAGGAAAAAATGGTGACTCTGCTGCAAGAGAAAAACGACCTGCAGCTCCAAGTGCAGTCT GAATCTGATGGCTTGGCTGATGCTGAGGAAAGATGTGACCAGTTGATCAAAACCAAAATCCAACTTGAAGCTAAAATTAAGGAGCTGACTGAAAGAgcagaggatgaggaggagatgAATGCTGAGCTGACAGCCAAAAAGAGGAAACTGGAGGATGAGTGTTCAGAGCTGAAGAAAGACATTGATGACCTTGAGTTAACACTGGCCAAGGTTGAAAAGGAAAAACATGCCACAGAAAACAAG GTGAAAAACCTGACCGAGGAGATGGCAGTCCTGGATGAGACCATCGCTAAACtgacaaaggaaaagaaagcccTCCAGGAGGCCCATCAGCAGACCCTGGATGacctgcaggcagaagaggacaAAGTGAACACACTGAGCAAAGCTAAAACCAAGCTGGAGCAGCAAGTGGATGAT CTTGAAGGGTCACTGGAGCAAGAGAAGAAGCTTCGCATGGACCTTGAAAGAGCTAAGAGGAAACTTGAAGGAGATCTGAAGCTGGCCCAGGAATCCACAATGGATTTAGAAAATGATaagcagcagctggaggaaaaACTGAAGAA GAAAGACTTTGAAATCAGTCAGTTCCAAAGCAAAATTGAGGATGAACAAGTCCTGGGCATCCAGCTGCAGAAGAAGATCAAAGAGTTACAG GCTCGTATTGAGGAACTGGAGGAGGAGATAGAGGCTGAACGTGCCTCTCGAGCAAAAGCAGAGAAGCAGCGGGGTGATCTCTCCAGGGAACTTGAGGAGATCAGTGAGCGTCTGGAAGAAGCTGGTGGTGCCACAGCGGTTCAGATTGAGATGAACAAGAAGCGTGAGGCAGAATTCCAGAAAATGCGCCGAGACCTTGAAGAGGCCACTCTGCAGCATGAAGCCACAGCTGCCGCCCTCCGGAAGAAGCATGCGGACAGCACAGCAGAGCTTGGGGAGCAAATCGACAACCTGCAACGAGTCAAGCAGAAGCTGGAGAAGGAGAAGAGTGAACTGAAGATGGAGATTGACGACCTGGCTAGTAACATGGAGACTGTCTCCAAAGCCAAG GCAAACCTTGAGAAGATTTGCCGCACTCTGGAAGATCAGCTTAGTGAGATTAAGACAAAGGAAGAGGAGCACCAGCGCCTGATCAATGACCTGAGCATTCAACGAGCTCGTCTACAGACAGAAGCAG GTGAATTTTCACGCCAGGTAGAGGAAAAAGATACTTTAGTTTCTCAGCTCTCAAGAGGCAAGCAGGCTTTTACCCAACAGATTGAGGAACTGAAGAGGCACCTAGAGGAGGAGATAAAG GCTAAGAACGCACTGGCCCACGCCTTGCAGTCTGCTCGCCATGACTGCGACCTGCTCCGGGAGCAATATGAGGAGGAGCAGGAAGCCAAGGGTGAGCTGCAACGCACCCTGTCCAAGGCCAACAGTGAAGTTGCCCAGTGGAGAACCAAATATGAAACAGATGCCATTCAGCGCACAGAGGAACTGGAAGAGGCCAA GAAGAAGCTTGCCCAGCGTCTGCAGGATGCTGAAGAACATGTCGAAGCTGTGAATTCCAAATGTGCTTCTCTTGAAAAGACGAAGCAGAGGCTGCAGAATGAAGTGGAGGACCTGATGATTGATGTGGAAAGATCTAATGCTGCCTGTGCAGCTCTAGATAAGAAGCAGAAGAATTTTGATAAG GTTCTGGCAGAATGGAAGCAGAAATACGAGGAAACGCAGGCAGAACTGGAAGCTTCCCAGAAGGAGTCTCGCTCTCTCAGCACGGAGCTGTTTAAGATGAAGAATGCTTATGAGGAAACCTTGGATCAACTTGAAACTCTGAAGCGTGAGAACAAGAACTTGCAGC AGGAGATTTCTGACCTCACAGAGCAGATTGCAGAGGGGGGAAAGGCCATGCATGAGCTGGAGAAAGTGAAGAAGCAGATTGAGCAAGAGAAATCAGAAATCCAGTCTGCTCTGGAAGAAGCTGAG GCTTCACTTGAACATGAAGAGGGCAAAATCCTCCGCATCCAACTTGAGCTGAACCAGGTAAAGTCTGAAATTGACAGGAAGATTGCTGAGAAAGATGAGGAAATTGAACAGCTGAAGAGAAACCATATCAGAGTTGTGGAGTCCATGCAGAGCACCCTGGATGCTGAGATCAGGAGCAGAAACGAAGCCCTGAGACTAAAGAAGAAGATGGAAGGGGATCTGAATGAAATGGAGATCCAGCTGAGCCATGCCAGCCGCCTGGCTGCAGAGGCACAGAAGAACCTGCGAAACACACAAGGAGCGCTCAAG GACACCCAGATACACTTGGATGATGCTCTCCGAAGCCAAGAAGACCTGAAGGAGCAAGTGGCCATGGTTGAGCGCAGAGCTAACCTGATGCAGGCTGAAATTGAGGAGCTGAGGTCAGCTCTAGAACAGACAGAGAGGGCCAGGAAAGTGGCTGAACAGGAGCTTTTGGACGCAAGTGAACGAGTGCAGCTCCTGCACACCCAG AACAGCAGCCTGATCAACACGAAGAAGAAGCTGGAAACAGACATTTCCCAAATCCAAAGTGAAATGGAGGAGACAATTCAGGAAGCACGTAATGCAGAAGAGAAGGCCAAGAAGGCAATCACTGAT GCGGCCATGATGGCAGAGGAGCtgaagaaggagcaggacaccaGCGCCCACCTGGAGAGGATGAAGAAGAACTTGGACCAGACGGTGAAGGACCTGCAGCTCCGTCTGGATGAGGCAGAGCAGCTGGCACTGAAGGGTGGCAAGAAGCATATCCAGAAACTGGAGGCCAGA GTGCGTGAGCTGGAAGGTGAGGTTGACAATGAGCAGAAACGCAGTGCTGATGCTATCAAGGGTATGCGCAAGTATGAGAGAAGAGTAAAGGAACTGACCTATCAG ACTGAGGAAGACCGCAAGAATGTTTTCAGACTCCAGGATCTGGTAGACAAACTACAACTGAAAGTGAAAGCTTACAAGAGACAAGCTGAGGAGGCT GAGGAACTATCCAATGTCAACCTCACCAAGTTCCGCAAGATCCAGCACGAGCTGGAAGAGGCTGAGGAGCGGGCTGACATTGCGGAGTCGCAGGTCAATAAGCTCCGGGTGAAGAGCCGCGAGGTTCACAAGAAGATTGAAGGAGAAGAGTGA